A single Microbacterium protaetiae DNA region contains:
- a CDS encoding alkene reductase, producing the protein MTNVTTATNTTTAIAFEPIAVGDMELRNRVVMSPMTRNRAFGTVPTDDMATYYAQRAGAGLIITEGVQPSPVGQGYPDTPGLHSAAQIAAWRRVTDAVHGAGGTIVAQLMHTGRIGHPSTTQAVGAGALVPVAPSAVRADGQVFTPAGRADLVTPRALSEAEIAATIADFVTAARNAIAAGFDGVEVHGANGYLLHQFLAPNANQRSDRWGGSVENRIRFTIEVVDAVADAIGAGRTGLRISPANGLGDTVEPDHDIVYPMLVKELDGRGLAYLHLVEAGAPQLTPVLRAAWNGVLILNAADPDPLTHGARLQRLADGHADLLSFGRLFIANPDLVDRLATGAPLAVPDLSKAYGGDHRGYIDYPSLVAVAG; encoded by the coding sequence ATGACGAACGTCACCACCGCCACCAACACCACCACGGCGATCGCTTTCGAGCCCATCGCCGTGGGCGACATGGAACTGCGCAACCGCGTCGTGATGTCTCCGATGACACGTAACCGGGCGTTCGGCACAGTCCCGACCGACGACATGGCGACCTACTACGCTCAGCGCGCGGGAGCCGGCCTGATCATCACGGAGGGTGTTCAGCCCAGCCCGGTGGGTCAGGGCTATCCCGACACGCCGGGCTTGCACTCCGCTGCGCAGATCGCGGCCTGGCGGCGGGTGACCGACGCCGTGCATGGGGCTGGCGGCACCATCGTCGCCCAGCTGATGCACACCGGCCGGATCGGCCACCCGAGCACCACCCAGGCGGTCGGGGCGGGAGCGCTTGTCCCCGTCGCACCCTCGGCGGTGCGTGCGGACGGTCAGGTGTTCACACCCGCCGGACGCGCCGACCTCGTCACGCCGCGGGCGTTGAGCGAGGCTGAGATCGCCGCCACTATCGCCGATTTCGTGACGGCGGCGCGCAACGCGATCGCGGCCGGCTTCGACGGTGTCGAGGTGCACGGCGCCAACGGCTACCTGCTGCACCAGTTCCTCGCGCCCAACGCCAACCAGCGTTCCGATCGCTGGGGCGGCAGTGTTGAGAACCGCATCCGATTCACCATCGAGGTGGTCGACGCGGTGGCGGATGCCATCGGGGCGGGACGCACCGGACTGCGCATCTCGCCGGCGAACGGACTGGGCGACACGGTCGAGCCCGACCACGACATCGTCTACCCGATGCTCGTGAAGGAACTCGATGGCCGGGGCCTGGCCTACCTGCACCTGGTCGAGGCCGGGGCACCCCAGCTGACCCCGGTGCTGCGCGCAGCCTGGAACGGGGTATTAATCCTGAACGCAGCCGACCCCGATCCGCTCACCCACGGCGCTCGACTGCAGCGCCTGGCAGACGGCCACGCTGACCTGCTCTCGTTCGGCCGGCTGTTCATCGCGAATCCCGATCTCGTCGATCGACTTGCCACAGGAGCCCCGCTGGCCGTGCCCGATCTGTCCAAGGCGTACGGCGGAGACCACCGCGGCTACATCGACTACCCGTCGCTTGTCGCTGTGGCCGGCTGA
- a CDS encoding NAD(P)H-dependent oxidoreductase, with product MTLFRLDASVFPDRSASRELADIVEAQWTAAHPGEAIVRRDIGTKHLPANMWAEAVVGQQLSQADRSPVQQAAVELAATLADELLGADALLLAVPLYNYGVSQHMKAWFDILFTDPRIQEGGAELRSRPALLVTVTGGNYGPGTPKEGWDHSTGWLQRVLADVLGLDLTIVQRRFTLVGVNPALDRFIDMAAEMHEEALRAAELEGRRFAERALEVSQR from the coding sequence ATGACACTGTTCCGCCTCGACGCAAGCGTCTTCCCCGACCGATCCGCCAGCCGCGAGCTCGCCGACATCGTCGAAGCACAGTGGACCGCGGCACATCCCGGCGAAGCGATCGTGCGCCGCGACATAGGCACCAAGCACCTTCCCGCGAACATGTGGGCCGAAGCGGTGGTGGGCCAACAGCTGTCGCAAGCCGACCGGAGCCCCGTCCAGCAGGCTGCCGTCGAGTTGGCGGCAACCCTTGCCGACGAGTTGCTCGGTGCCGATGCCCTGCTTCTGGCGGTCCCCCTGTACAACTACGGGGTCTCGCAGCACATGAAGGCCTGGTTCGACATCCTCTTCACGGATCCTCGCATCCAGGAGGGCGGCGCCGAGCTTCGCTCTCGCCCCGCCCTGCTGGTGACCGTCACGGGCGGCAACTACGGGCCCGGAACGCCGAAGGAGGGATGGGATCACTCCACCGGCTGGCTGCAACGTGTGCTGGCAGACGTGCTGGGCCTGGATCTGACCATCGTGCAGCGCCGGTTCACTCTGGTGGGCGTCAACCCGGCCCTCGACCGATTCATCGACATGGCCGCCGAGATGCACGAGGAGGCACTGCGCGCGGCCGAGCTCGAGGGCCGCCGGTTCGCCGAGCGCGCGCTTGAGGTCTCTCAGCGTTGA